The Saccharopolyspora gloriosae genome has a segment encoding these proteins:
- a CDS encoding DUF6461 domain-containing protein, with translation MVTSAGAGYSSDWVSEAGLALEEGYCITLVRGARPREALHRLGVSDAAIRTATWPEFTAELREHEPAHVIPGVVAAFVMGEHVVLVEDAGYRGRSPEWAGSVSRGTEAVNVYLSPTSLKEELSIFRNGEQVASIDGDEPEVIEGGDAELAGRLIELTYDALKPWNENDAAPEALSDGRVDLLQVACDHLGLQPEALDISGPVLGALVEYR, from the coding sequence ATGGTGACTTCAGCGGGTGCCGGCTACTCCTCGGATTGGGTGAGCGAGGCCGGGCTGGCCCTTGAAGAGGGTTATTGCATCACCCTGGTGCGGGGAGCGCGGCCACGTGAGGCGCTGCATCGTCTAGGTGTCAGCGATGCGGCCATTCGGACCGCCACGTGGCCCGAGTTCACGGCTGAGCTTCGTGAGCATGAGCCCGCCCACGTCATCCCTGGTGTTGTCGCTGCGTTCGTCATGGGCGAGCACGTCGTCTTGGTCGAGGACGCCGGGTATCGAGGGCGCTCGCCAGAGTGGGCCGGGTCGGTGTCCCGGGGCACCGAGGCCGTCAACGTTTACCTCAGCCCCACCAGTCTCAAGGAGGAGCTGAGCATCTTCCGGAACGGTGAGCAAGTGGCCTCTATTGATGGTGACGAGCCAGAGGTCATCGAAGGCGGCGATGCGGAACTGGCCGGTCGGCTGATCGAGCTGACCTACGACGCCCTCAAGCCCTGGAACGAGAATGACGCGGCACCCGAGGCACTCAGCGACGGGCGGGTGGACCTGCTTCAGGTCGCCTGTGACCATCTCGGGCTGCAACCGGAGGCGCTGGACATTAGCGGGCCGGTATTGGGGGCACTCGTCGAGTACCGGTAA
- a CDS encoding winged helix-turn-helix domain-containing protein: MDERHGEVNVSQRGTYRVIAAELTRRIKDGTYAAGSLLPSEPTLAKEFGVARNTIRSALGTLEAAGAVEALPGQGRRIAGEPDQGVESTTAYERVAAALRAGIQEGKFDAELPLPSEVRLMDEHGVSRNTVRRAYRLLQEEGTIVIRHGAGAFVAPTADDAAQQQRGGR, translated from the coding sequence GTGGACGAGCGGCACGGTGAGGTGAATGTGAGCCAGCGAGGTACCTACCGCGTCATCGCGGCTGAGCTGACCCGGAGGATCAAGGATGGGACTTACGCAGCAGGCAGCCTGCTGCCATCCGAACCGACTCTGGCCAAGGAGTTCGGTGTCGCACGGAACACTATCCGTTCGGCACTCGGGACACTGGAGGCTGCGGGAGCGGTAGAAGCGCTCCCCGGCCAGGGGCGACGTATCGCAGGCGAGCCGGACCAGGGGGTCGAGTCGACGACAGCGTACGAGCGGGTAGCAGCAGCCTTGCGTGCTGGAATCCAAGAAGGCAAGTTCGACGCCGAGCTGCCACTGCCGAGCGAGGTACGCCTGATGGACGAGCATGGCGTCTCCAGGAACACCGTGCGTCGGGCATACCGCCTGCTTCAAGAAGAAGGCACCATCGTCATCCGGCACGGCGCCGGGGCGTTTGTGGCGCCAACAGCCGACGACGCTGCTCAACAGCAGCGGGGAGGTAGGTAG
- a CDS encoding NUDIX hydrolase, which yields MEQPEKTGEWVVHGKRSIYESEWVKVGLADITVPSGERFEHHTVWLPPAAMALVLDDSGENVLMSYRHRFVPDVWNYELPGGLLNEEEAPEITAAREVEEETGYRPRSIEHLTTFEPMIGTVTNPHHVYLARGAEWVSDASELDEGKFRWIPTSELRGLIASREIVNSGSLVAVLHFLAFADS from the coding sequence ATGGAGCAGCCCGAGAAGACCGGCGAATGGGTTGTGCACGGGAAACGTTCGATCTACGAGAGCGAATGGGTCAAGGTCGGGCTAGCTGACATCACCGTCCCTTCCGGAGAGAGATTCGAGCACCATACCGTTTGGCTCCCCCCTGCCGCTATGGCTCTAGTACTCGACGATTCTGGCGAGAACGTGCTGATGTCTTATCGCCATCGATTCGTCCCTGACGTATGGAACTATGAGCTTCCGGGTGGACTGCTTAACGAAGAGGAAGCCCCGGAGATTACGGCGGCCCGAGAAGTAGAGGAAGAGACCGGGTACAGACCCCGTTCTATCGAACACCTAACTACTTTTGAACCAATGATCGGAACGGTGACCAATCCGCATCATGTCTATCTCGCCCGAGGAGCCGAATGGGTAAGCGATGCAAGTGAGCTTGATGAAGGGAAGTTCAGATGGATTCCCACATCTGAACTGCGAGGGTTGATCGCGTCAAGAGAAATAGTCAACTCCGGATCTCTGGTAGCAGTCCTCCACTTCTTGGCATTCGCTGATTCCTAA
- the traB gene encoding plasmid transfer protein TraB, with protein MAGKNNRNGDLSVSESGQGFGYYTPKKHWASRLAPYAPEWAAYAAVWPVTYGVHEWLATDPSVAPWASAGLSLMGVGLTAVTWQCARARAALTRKFATATSGITAAWMTAGTIAGPTETPLLELWAVGGAGVALSWSIYKALKRGGDGEEGEDGLFEQVKLAGVKPAATQVEPNRVTTRLQLPRGEMEVSDVQKATGRIASMFGLGKGAVRVTENPDDSSKATMTIVPRDVLKNPTPWPGPSAPGGSIMDPVVVGVYEDTEPQVIFFPGDKSQSRNATHYGVQGMNGSGKSHGAKEPWTEILTRRDAGLIVMDPSKGEQTVGFLGDAPYKVVTGEKACKRAVKRLPGLITARASQLGQWGYDQWVPAAFEQHGLPYLVVWIEESPRVLEDAKTMIRLAQEARSAGISLVLSLQKATFRNMPTDVRSQLGGVWCFGVSDIEDAGYLLSEDTIEGGARPDRWKNRRPGCNYLEGPGIDEARYTTPGRTHAHTDAQLRAAIDDNAGIRPAKHPIDARHLDLTSPATDRPTMVAGADGTEPTGDFESLEDLSPEDAADFDDEPIDLPDLADPELTIDDEHELPADAATLDFPEGRPTRKEAVAMLRSHVEQMAAAGRTQFTVRDFPDPETTYGRGRSWVSGELDKLTGTLLHRVGKDGRADVYRLATPHTDTDTPHAA; from the coding sequence ATGGCTGGCAAGAACAACCGCAACGGTGACCTTTCGGTCTCCGAGTCCGGGCAGGGGTTCGGCTACTACACCCCGAAAAAGCATTGGGCGTCGCGTCTGGCGCCGTACGCGCCGGAGTGGGCGGCATACGCGGCGGTGTGGCCGGTGACCTACGGGGTGCACGAGTGGCTGGCCACCGATCCGTCCGTGGCGCCGTGGGCGTCGGCGGGTCTGTCGCTGATGGGAGTGGGGCTCACCGCGGTGACCTGGCAGTGCGCCCGAGCCCGGGCAGCGTTGACCCGGAAGTTCGCCACCGCCACGAGCGGGATCACCGCGGCGTGGATGACCGCCGGGACGATCGCCGGGCCGACCGAGACACCGCTGTTGGAGCTGTGGGCGGTCGGTGGCGCCGGGGTGGCGCTGTCGTGGTCGATCTACAAGGCACTCAAGCGCGGCGGTGACGGCGAAGAGGGAGAGGACGGACTGTTCGAGCAGGTCAAGTTGGCCGGGGTGAAGCCCGCGGCCACGCAGGTGGAGCCGAACCGGGTCACCACCCGGTTGCAGCTTCCCCGCGGTGAGATGGAGGTGAGCGACGTGCAGAAGGCCACCGGCCGCATCGCCAGCATGTTCGGGCTGGGTAAGGGCGCGGTGCGGGTGACCGAGAATCCCGACGACTCTTCGAAGGCGACGATGACGATCGTGCCGCGCGACGTGCTCAAGAACCCCACCCCGTGGCCGGGGCCGTCCGCGCCGGGTGGCTCGATCATGGATCCGGTGGTGGTCGGGGTCTACGAGGACACCGAACCGCAGGTCATCTTTTTTCCCGGCGACAAGTCCCAGAGCCGTAACGCCACGCACTACGGCGTGCAGGGCATGAACGGATCCGGGAAGTCCCACGGAGCCAAGGAACCCTGGACCGAGATCCTGACCCGCCGCGACGCAGGGCTGATCGTGATGGACCCGTCCAAGGGGGAGCAGACGGTCGGTTTCCTGGGAGATGCCCCGTACAAGGTGGTGACCGGGGAGAAGGCGTGCAAGAGGGCGGTCAAGCGGCTGCCCGGCCTGATCACCGCCCGCGCCTCGCAGCTCGGCCAGTGGGGCTATGACCAGTGGGTGCCCGCGGCGTTCGAGCAGCACGGGCTGCCCTACCTGGTGGTGTGGATTGAGGAGTCCCCGCGGGTCCTCGAAGACGCCAAGACGATGATCCGGCTCGCTCAGGAAGCCCGGTCGGCCGGGATCAGCCTCGTGTTGTCGTTGCAGAAGGCGACGTTCCGCAACATGCCCACCGACGTGCGCTCGCAGCTGGGCGGGGTGTGGTGCTTCGGGGTCTCCGACATCGAAGACGCCGGATACCTGCTCTCCGAGGACACCATCGAGGGCGGGGCGCGCCCGGACCGGTGGAAGAACCGCCGCCCCGGGTGCAACTACCTCGAAGGACCCGGCATCGACGAAGCCCGCTACACCACCCCGGGGCGCACCCATGCCCACACCGATGCCCAGCTTCGCGCGGCGATCGACGACAACGCCGGCATCCGGCCCGCGAAGCACCCCATCGACGCCCGCCACCTCGACCTGACCAGCCCGGCCACCGACCGGCCGACGATGGTCGCGGGTGCCGACGGGACCGAGCCGACCGGCGACTTCGAGTCGCTGGAGGACCTGAGTCCGGAGGATGCCGCCGACTTCGACGACGAGCCGATCGACCTTCCCGACCTCGCCGACCCCGAGCTGACTATCGACGACGAACACGAACTGCCCGCCGACGCCGCGACCCTGGACTTCCCCGAAGGCCGTCCGACGCGTAAGGAAGCCGTGGCGATGCTGCGCAGCCACGTCGAGCAGATGGCCGCCGCGGGCCGAACTCAGTTCACCGTCCGGGACTTCCCGGACCCCGAGACCACCTACGGCCGCGGCCGTTCGTGGGTCTCCGGCGAGCTCGACAAGCTCACCGGCACCCTGCTGCACCGGGTCGGCAAGGACGGCCGCGCCGACGTCTACCGGCTCGCCACCCCGCACACGGACACCGACACTCCTCACGCAGCGTGA
- a CDS encoding Pycsar system effector family protein: MEGVRPMKAEYIAARTDRTKVTGRVTDAKTSVLTELQRGDAKATSLLGLFGAVLAGVIALMRSGLSTAAVVLLFLAAIPTAAAVVLLLWVLRPNLNGGNARSGFLRWAAFLRDPAALVADFDRPQRADDEAQHLAILSVLAIAKYQRIGAAIYCLLTGLALTALALIAA; the protein is encoded by the coding sequence ATGGAAGGGGTTCGACCGATGAAGGCCGAGTACATCGCCGCCCGCACCGACCGCACCAAGGTCACCGGCCGGGTCACTGACGCCAAGACCAGCGTGCTGACCGAGTTGCAGCGCGGCGACGCGAAAGCCACCTCATTGCTGGGGCTGTTCGGCGCGGTGCTGGCCGGCGTCATCGCCCTGATGCGCAGCGGGCTCTCGACCGCAGCGGTCGTGCTGCTGTTCCTCGCAGCGATCCCCACCGCCGCCGCGGTCGTGCTGCTGCTGTGGGTGCTGCGACCGAACCTCAACGGCGGCAACGCCCGGTCCGGGTTCCTGCGCTGGGCGGCGTTCCTGCGTGACCCCGCCGCCCTGGTCGCCGACTTCGACCGTCCCCAGCGAGCCGACGACGAAGCCCAGCACCTGGCGATCCTCTCCGTGCTGGCCATCGCCAAATACCAGCGCATTGGTGCCGCCATCTACTGCCTGCTCACCGGCCTGGCCTTGACCGCACTCGCGCTCATCGCCGCCTGA
- the ssb gene encoding single-stranded DNA-binding protein, whose product MQGLPEVSVAGTLTADPELKFVPSSGDAVVNFTIAANDRKFDRDAQKWVDGDVTFLRCSLWRQAAENVSESLTKGDRVVVVGALKQRSWQTDQGDKRSVVELAVSEIGPSLRWATAKPTKVKRSAPAAPAATVPGEPPF is encoded by the coding sequence ATGCAAGGACTGCCCGAAGTCTCCGTCGCCGGGACGCTGACCGCCGACCCCGAGCTGAAGTTCGTGCCCAGCAGTGGCGATGCGGTCGTGAACTTCACCATCGCCGCCAACGACCGCAAGTTCGACCGCGACGCCCAGAAGTGGGTCGACGGGGACGTGACGTTCCTGCGCTGCTCGCTGTGGCGCCAGGCCGCCGAAAACGTCTCCGAGTCCTTGACCAAGGGAGACCGAGTGGTGGTCGTTGGGGCGCTCAAGCAGCGCTCGTGGCAGACCGACCAGGGCGACAAGCGGTCGGTCGTGGAGCTGGCCGTGTCCGAGATCGGCCCGTCGCTGCGCTGGGCCACTGCCAAGCCCACCAAGGTCAAGCGCAGCGCCCCCGCGGCGCCCGCGGCCACGGTCCCCGGCGAGCCCCCGTTCTGA
- a CDS encoding GGDEF domain-containing protein: MFAELALVATASGGTAAVAYANRLHRRLHTDPLTRLGNRDALTRVFRRVQRRAGRGGLVGLLLVDVDRFKLINDTHGHRTGDAMLTAIAADLDDSCRPGEVPIRLHGDEFAVLLTNLADVRVAELRARDLRSHLATTHLVDGLPLAVSVSIGAAVDTARTTTLPALLGHADTRMYGDKHTRPVTTLPTRTAAPTRQRDLPREAA; the protein is encoded by the coding sequence ATGTTCGCAGAACTCGCGCTGGTGGCTACCGCCAGCGGTGGCACCGCCGCCGTGGCCTACGCCAACCGGCTGCACCGCCGGTTGCACACCGACCCGCTGACCCGGCTCGGAAACCGCGACGCCCTGACCCGCGTGTTCCGGCGGGTGCAGCGCCGCGCCGGGCGCGGCGGGCTCGTCGGGCTGCTGCTGGTTGACGTCGACCGGTTCAAGCTGATCAACGACACTCACGGCCACCGCACCGGCGACGCCATGCTCACCGCAATCGCCGCCGATCTCGACGACTCATGCAGGCCGGGCGAGGTGCCGATTCGGCTGCACGGCGACGAATTCGCCGTACTGCTCACCAACCTCGCTGACGTGCGCGTTGCGGAACTGCGAGCCCGTGACCTGCGCAGCCACCTCGCCACCACGCACCTGGTCGACGGGCTCCCGTTGGCCGTGTCGGTCTCGATCGGTGCAGCCGTCGACACCGCCCGCACCACCACGCTGCCCGCACTGCTCGGCCACGCCGACACCCGCATGTACGGCGACAAGCACACCCGCCCCGTCACCACCCTGCCCACCCGCACCGCCGCACCAACGCGTCAACGGGACCTGCCGAGGGAGGCCGCCTGA
- a CDS encoding bifunctional DNA primase/polymerase — MNIATAQLRAWALCLAELGWHVFPLRPGTKRPALHGHRTCPGTGVCANGHRGWEQRATTEPDRIRGCWSEIPFGIGIATGPSGLLVVDCDQPGHGHRLADGWNTLGITTGSEVLASLTRRSGQPWPDTYTVATPSGGMHHYFRAPAGLRNTAGILGPLIDTRAEGGYVVAPGSTTPEGAYELLDDTEPVDPPGWLVRALAPKPSTAISAPREVAPVRVSRYVSAAIRSICDRLAATGTGPQNHALHQAALQLGRLVAGGAVDDATARTALHHAMSRLPLTRPNEPWNPDQIDATIDSAFRWAADHPRALRNRGDQAA, encoded by the coding sequence GTGAACATCGCAACTGCACAGCTTCGCGCGTGGGCGCTATGCCTGGCCGAACTCGGCTGGCACGTCTTCCCGCTGCGCCCCGGCACGAAACGCCCCGCCCTGCACGGACATCGCACCTGCCCCGGAACGGGCGTCTGCGCCAACGGACACCGCGGGTGGGAGCAGCGCGCCACCACCGAGCCCGACCGCATCCGCGGCTGCTGGTCCGAGATCCCGTTCGGTATCGGGATCGCCACCGGCCCGTCCGGGTTGCTGGTCGTCGACTGCGACCAGCCCGGCCACGGGCACCGCCTAGCCGACGGCTGGAACACGTTGGGGATCACCACCGGCTCGGAAGTCCTCGCCAGCCTCACCCGGCGCTCCGGGCAGCCCTGGCCCGACACCTACACCGTGGCCACCCCGTCCGGCGGAATGCACCACTACTTCCGCGCCCCGGCCGGGCTCCGCAACACTGCCGGCATTCTCGGCCCGCTGATCGACACCCGCGCCGAAGGCGGCTACGTCGTCGCACCCGGATCGACCACTCCGGAAGGCGCCTACGAACTCCTCGACGACACCGAACCGGTTGATCCGCCGGGGTGGTTGGTCCGGGCACTGGCTCCCAAGCCGTCTACGGCGATCTCAGCGCCTCGTGAGGTCGCTCCTGTGCGGGTGTCCCGCTACGTATCTGCCGCTATCCGGTCCATCTGCGACCGGCTGGCAGCGACCGGCACAGGGCCGCAAAACCACGCACTGCACCAAGCCGCCCTGCAACTGGGGCGCCTGGTAGCCGGGGGAGCCGTCGACGACGCCACCGCCCGCACGGCACTGCACCACGCCATGTCCCGGCTGCCTCTCACGCGACCGAACGAGCCGTGGAACCCGGATCAGATCGACGCCACGATCGACTCCGCATTCCGTTGGGCCGCTGATCACCCGCGAGCCCTCCGCAACCGGGGTGATCAGGCCGCATGA
- a CDS encoding YfjI family protein yields MTTQLHAVPDTTDQQPARWEDAPIPLDSVRDLPAFPTSALPGWLADMVGAVSEFTQTPPDLAGSVALSSLSTAIGGRASIKVRPGYTEPANLFLIAALPPGTRKSEVFRVMTTPVYAVEQHLGEHAMPKIEAAQLSKRIAEREAREAEEKAASDDPSSVDDATDAALRAQGIVVPPKPKLVVNNITPEKATARLIEQGGRLAVLAPEGGIISIIAGRYSGTANFDVFLSGHAGEPLDVERQGRDEIRVDAAHLTLGLVVQPIVLKNLAAITDARDKGLLGRFLYSLPTSTLGFRETRAAAPIPDEVATAYDTRMRTLVHHYAGLSKPVPFVFSSDANEAMYELQAEVEPHLRPGAAYGHMTDWAGKYPGAVARLAGNLHAAHHLDTAGEHEITRDTFTAARRLGEYFLAHAVATYDHMGTDATLDDARTILAWIERTQPTAFTRRDVQAAHRRHFTSATSIDPALAVLEDRGHILRTDPPARTGPGRKPGATYWPHPSYRALADRP; encoded by the coding sequence ATGACCACCCAACTGCACGCCGTCCCGGACACCACCGACCAGCAGCCCGCCCGCTGGGAGGACGCGCCGATCCCGCTGGACAGCGTGCGTGATCTGCCCGCGTTCCCGACTTCTGCACTTCCCGGATGGCTGGCTGACATGGTCGGCGCGGTCTCCGAGTTCACCCAGACCCCGCCGGATCTGGCCGGAAGCGTCGCGCTCTCGTCGCTGTCCACCGCGATCGGCGGCCGCGCCTCGATCAAGGTGCGCCCCGGCTACACCGAACCGGCGAACCTGTTCCTGATCGCCGCCCTCCCGCCCGGGACCCGCAAGTCCGAGGTGTTCCGAGTGATGACCACCCCGGTGTACGCCGTTGAGCAGCACCTTGGCGAGCATGCCATGCCGAAGATCGAAGCCGCCCAGCTCTCCAAACGCATCGCCGAGCGTGAAGCCCGCGAAGCCGAAGAGAAGGCCGCCAGCGACGACCCGTCCTCGGTCGACGACGCCACCGACGCCGCGCTGCGCGCTCAGGGCATCGTGGTGCCGCCAAAGCCGAAGCTCGTGGTCAACAACATCACCCCGGAAAAGGCCACCGCGCGCCTGATTGAGCAGGGCGGCAGGCTCGCCGTGCTCGCCCCGGAGGGCGGCATCATCTCGATCATCGCCGGGCGCTACTCCGGCACCGCGAACTTCGACGTGTTCCTGTCCGGCCACGCCGGTGAACCGCTCGACGTCGAACGCCAGGGCCGCGACGAGATCCGCGTCGACGCCGCGCACCTCACCCTTGGGTTGGTCGTGCAGCCGATCGTGCTCAAGAACCTCGCCGCCATCACCGACGCCCGGGACAAGGGGCTGTTGGGCCGGTTCCTGTACTCGCTGCCGACCTCCACCCTCGGGTTCCGCGAGACCCGCGCGGCTGCTCCGATCCCGGACGAGGTCGCCACCGCCTACGACACCCGCATGCGCACCCTCGTGCACCACTACGCGGGACTGTCGAAGCCGGTGCCGTTCGTGTTCAGCAGCGACGCCAACGAGGCCATGTACGAACTTCAGGCGGAAGTGGAGCCACACCTGCGGCCCGGTGCGGCCTACGGGCACATGACCGACTGGGCCGGAAAATACCCCGGCGCAGTCGCCCGCCTCGCCGGGAACCTCCACGCCGCCCACCACCTCGACACCGCAGGCGAACACGAGATCACCCGCGACACCTTCACCGCCGCACGGCGACTCGGCGAGTACTTCCTCGCCCACGCCGTGGCCACCTACGACCACATGGGAACCGACGCCACCCTCGACGACGCCCGCACCATCCTCGCCTGGATCGAACGCACCCAACCCACCGCATTCACCCGCCGCGACGTGCAAGCCGCCCACCGCCGCCACTTCACCAGCGCCACCTCGATCGACCCCGCCCTCGCCGTGCTCGAAGACCGCGGCCACATCCTGCGCACCGACCCGCCCGCCCGCACTGGACCCGGCCGCAAACCCGGCGCCACCTACTGGCCGCACCCCTCCTACCGCGCACTCGCCGACCGGCCCTGA
- a CDS encoding RRQRL motif-containing zinc-binding protein yields the protein MSERRYRTSLDCYDPNADRHPLPTYPWGEAPEHLFTRRQLRETGLCPGRQPAVAQMLRPRQRRPTDPLRAWLYDGHHATEKRTPTLAQHRAIRAMNRAHRICDTCDCDVGYRIPKTPPLHGECLDCHDSRTQPAVA from the coding sequence ATGTCCGAACGCCGCTACCGCACCAGCCTCGACTGCTACGACCCGAACGCCGACCGCCACCCTCTCCCGACCTACCCCTGGGGCGAGGCACCCGAGCACCTGTTCACCCGCCGCCAACTCCGCGAAACCGGACTTTGCCCAGGCCGACAACCCGCCGTCGCCCAAATGCTCCGACCACGACAGCGCCGACCGACCGACCCACTCCGCGCCTGGCTCTACGACGGACACCACGCCACCGAGAAACGCACCCCCACCCTCGCCCAGCACCGCGCCATCCGAGCGATGAACCGCGCACACCGCATCTGCGACACCTGCGACTGCGACGTCGGCTACCGCATCCCCAAAACCCCACCACTCCACGGGGAATGCCTCGACTGCCACGACAGCCGTACCCAACCGGCCGTGGCCTGA
- a CDS encoding AlpA family transcriptional regulator — MPTRRSGTWMTVPEFCTEMAISRSTFDDWRAKGRSPKCIRLPNGSLRIKRTDFDTWLDTLEADAA; from the coding sequence ATGCCCACTCGACGAAGCGGCACCTGGATGACCGTCCCCGAGTTCTGCACCGAGATGGCCATCTCCCGATCCACCTTCGACGACTGGCGCGCCAAAGGCCGAAGCCCGAAGTGCATCCGGCTCCCCAACGGCTCACTGCGCATCAAACGCACCGACTTCGACACCTGGCTCGACACCCTGGAGGCCGACGCGGCGTGA
- a CDS encoding tyrosine-type recombinase/integrase, with amino-acid sequence MTDTSYNVQIWETKPRKNASGKVTSYRVRWRVGTHEHHESFKGKTLASSFHAQLVTAASKGEAFLVDEPGLPVSMTRATANQMSWFDFACAYVDMKWPHTSPGHRKSTADSLIVITSALLTTENGKPDQKVTNSALRTAFSSRARNGEHPDEIRRALRWIADHTHKVSALAKPELLRDVLRALDLKQSGERAAPDTIRLRRTTFRGAIDYAIEKKLLTANPLDEVKVNRNTATLKQVDRRSVANPFQARMLLHAVQKRSDRLTAFFALLYYAALRPEEATNIGKRNLAIPAEGWGELHLDKATPEIAEPWSDSGARSEPRNLKHRVDSTGRVVPCPPELTALLHRHIAKHGTAPDGRLFAGVRNGGRLGSSVYGRVWAQARADVFTKEVQSSPLAKRPYDLRHAAVSTWLNAGVEATRIAEWAGHSVHVLLRVYAKCLDGGEQAARERVQRALGG; translated from the coding sequence GTGACCGACACCAGCTACAACGTCCAGATCTGGGAAACCAAACCCCGTAAGAACGCCAGCGGCAAGGTCACCAGCTACCGGGTCCGGTGGCGTGTCGGCACGCACGAGCATCACGAGTCGTTCAAGGGAAAGACGCTCGCGAGCAGCTTCCACGCACAGCTCGTGACCGCCGCCAGCAAGGGCGAAGCGTTCCTCGTCGACGAGCCGGGACTCCCGGTGTCGATGACTCGGGCGACGGCGAATCAGATGAGCTGGTTCGACTTCGCCTGTGCCTACGTCGACATGAAGTGGCCGCACACGTCCCCCGGCCACCGCAAGAGCACGGCGGACTCGCTGATCGTGATCACAAGCGCACTGCTCACCACTGAGAACGGAAAACCGGATCAGAAGGTCACGAATAGTGCCCTGCGCACCGCCTTCAGCTCCCGCGCCCGCAACGGCGAGCATCCGGATGAAATCCGGCGGGCTCTGCGCTGGATCGCCGACCACACCCACAAGGTGAGCGCGCTCGCAAAACCCGAGCTACTGCGCGACGTACTGCGAGCGCTCGACCTGAAGCAGAGTGGCGAACGCGCGGCGCCGGACACCATCCGGCTCCGCCGTACGACGTTCCGCGGCGCGATCGACTACGCGATCGAGAAGAAGCTGCTGACCGCTAACCCCCTGGACGAGGTGAAGGTGAATCGCAACACCGCAACCCTCAAGCAAGTCGATCGGCGCTCAGTCGCCAACCCTTTTCAGGCCAGGATGCTTCTACATGCCGTGCAGAAGCGGAGCGACCGGCTCACGGCGTTCTTCGCGCTGCTGTACTACGCGGCGTTGCGCCCAGAGGAGGCGACGAACATTGGCAAGCGGAATCTAGCTATACCGGCGGAGGGGTGGGGTGAGCTGCACCTCGACAAGGCGACACCAGAGATTGCCGAGCCATGGTCTGACTCTGGCGCGCGCAGTGAGCCGCGCAACCTGAAGCACCGGGTGGACAGCACCGGGCGAGTGGTCCCGTGCCCGCCTGAGCTCACCGCGCTCCTGCACCGCCACATCGCCAAGCACGGCACGGCACCGGATGGTCGGCTGTTCGCAGGCGTGCGTAATGGCGGACGTCTTGGAAGCAGCGTCTACGGCCGGGTGTGGGCACAAGCTCGCGCCGACGTGTTCACCAAAGAGGTCCAGTCATCGCCGTTGGCGAAGCGCCCCTACGACCTCCGTCACGCCGCAGTGTCGACGTGGCTTAATGCCGGCGTTGAGGCGACCCGTATTGCCGAGTGGGCCGGGCACAGCGTGCACGTCCTACTGCGCGTCTACGCCAAGTGCCTGGACGGGGGCGAGCAGGCAGCCAGGGAGCGGGTACAGCGCGCGCTCGGCGGTTGA
- a CDS encoding YajQ family cyclic di-GMP-binding protein, with protein MADPSFDVVSKVDRQEVDNALNQAAKELANRFDFRGTGTKIQWSGQEAIVLESETEERCRAAIEVFKEKLIKRGISLKAFDVGEPAGSGQVYRVSGKVVQGIEQDVAKKISKKIRDEGPKGVQAQIQGEQLRVSGKKKDDLQNVIQLLKSTDFDVALQFENFR; from the coding sequence GTGGCAGACCCGTCGTTCGACGTGGTGAGCAAGGTGGACCGGCAGGAAGTGGACAACGCGCTGAACCAGGCCGCCAAGGAACTGGCGAACCGGTTCGACTTCCGCGGTACGGGCACGAAGATCCAGTGGTCGGGGCAGGAGGCGATCGTGCTGGAGTCCGAGACCGAGGAGCGGTGCCGGGCCGCGATCGAGGTGTTCAAGGAGAAGCTGATCAAACGCGGCATCTCGTTGAAGGCGTTCGACGTGGGTGAGCCCGCCGGCTCCGGGCAGGTGTACCGGGTCAGCGGCAAGGTCGTGCAGGGCATCGAGCAGGACGTGGCGAAGAAGATCTCGAAGAAGATCCGCGACGAAGGCCCGAAGGGCGTGCAGGCGCAGATCCAGGGTGAGCAGCTGCGGGTGTCCGGCAAGAAGAAGGACGATCTGCAGAACGTGATCCAGTTGTTGAAGTCCACCGATTTCGACGTGGCGTTGCAGTTCGAGAACTTCCGCTGA